The following proteins come from a genomic window of Synechococcus sp. NB0720_010:
- a CDS encoding branched-chain amino acid transaminase, translated as MHQFLPFAWFGGKCVPFAEATLSVATHALHYGTGAFGGMRAIPNPADANEILLFRADRHARRLSQSARLLLTELSEDTIHSAIHQFLCANRPTCPVYLRPFVYTSDLGIAPRLHNIETDFLIYGLELGDYLSPEGVSCRISSWTRQEDRSLPLRGKISGAYITSSLAKTEAVKSGFDEALLLNSRGKVSEASGMNLFLVRDGVLITPGVDQDILEGITRSSVLELAKAMGIPTLERPVDKSELFIADEVFLSGTAAKVTPIRRVETTELSAERPVMTAIRDRLTAITEGRDPAFDHWVTRIRLDG; from the coding sequence ATGCATCAGTTCCTGCCCTTCGCCTGGTTCGGTGGCAAGTGTGTGCCCTTTGCGGAGGCCACGCTGTCGGTGGCGACCCATGCCCTGCACTATGGGACCGGTGCGTTTGGCGGAATGCGGGCGATCCCCAATCCTGCCGATGCCAATGAGATTCTTCTGTTCCGGGCCGATCGCCACGCCCGCCGATTAAGTCAGAGCGCGCGTCTCCTACTAACAGAGCTCAGCGAAGACACGATCCACAGCGCGATCCATCAGTTCCTGTGCGCCAATCGCCCCACCTGCCCGGTCTATCTGCGTCCCTTCGTCTACACAAGTGACCTGGGGATTGCCCCGAGACTGCACAACATTGAGACCGATTTCCTGATCTACGGACTCGAGCTCGGTGACTATCTCTCCCCTGAGGGGGTGAGCTGCCGGATTAGCTCCTGGACCCGCCAAGAAGATCGCTCCCTGCCCCTGCGCGGCAAAATCAGCGGCGCCTACATCACCAGTTCCCTCGCCAAAACAGAGGCCGTCAAGAGCGGTTTTGATGAGGCTCTGCTGCTCAACAGCCGCGGCAAGGTCAGCGAGGCCAGTGGCATGAATCTGTTCCTCGTTCGCGATGGTGTGCTGATCACACCAGGTGTCGATCAGGACATTCTTGAGGGCATCACCCGATCCAGTGTTCTGGAGCTGGCTAAGGCGATGGGGATCCCCACCCTGGAGCGTCCCGTCGACAAGAGCGAGTTATTCATTGCCGATGAAGTCTTCCTCAGCGGTACGGCCGCTAAGGTGACGCCGATTCGTCGTGTGGAAACCACTGAACTCAGTGCTGAGCGTCCGGTGATGACCGCCATTCGCGATCGCCTGACCGCCATCACGGAAGGGCGTGATCCCGCCTTTGACCATTGGGTCACCCGCATTCGCCTGGACGGTTGA